In the genome of Helicovermis profundi, the window TTTCAACATCAGAATATTTAGCAATTTTCATTCTTACTCTTGAAATAAAAATCAAATCATATCCTACTTCATTTTCAATTAAATTTAATCTAACTGCTTCTTTTATTAATCTTTTTGATTTATTTCTTACTACGCTATTTCCAACTTTTTTACTAACAGAATATCCAATTCGATTTTCACCTAAATTATTTTTTAAATAATACATTACGACATATTTATTTACAACAGATTTTCCTTTTTTGTATACCTGATTAAATTGTCTAGTATTTTTTAGACTAGTAAAACTTGACATTTTTCCTCCAAAATTATCTTCAATTACAAAAAAAGACCACAACTTGCGGTCTCACTTTATTAAGCAGATAATTTTTTTCTAGACTTTCTTCTACGAGATTTAATTACATTTCTACCAGCTTTTGTTCTCATTCTCTTTCTAAAACCATGTTCAGTACTTCTTTGTTTTTTCTTTGGTTGGTAAGTTCTCTTCACTTTAAGTCACCTCCCTTAAATAACACTTATATGTTCAATTCATTATTTTGCCTAAAAGTCTGCTAACCAATTATAACCCTCTCACTCTATCATGTCAACAATATATTATTTTAAAAATTTTTTTTATTTAATTATTGAGATACTTATAAATATTATTGCTATATATAGTAGATTTAAATTTTTTAACATACTCTATATAGAAAAAAACTATTAACATTTTTAATCTATTATATTTATGTGGATAATATTAATTATTTAAATTGAAATCCAACGTGAATTTTGATATTATTAATACACATGTTGATAACTTTTTTTATTAA includes:
- the rnpA gene encoding ribonuclease P protein component, translating into MSSFTSLKNTRQFNQVYKKGKSVVNKYVVMYYLKNNLGENRIGYSVSKKVGNSVVRNKSKRLIKEAVRLNLIENEVGYDLIFISRVRMKIAKYSDVEKAIKKLIKSLK
- the rpmH gene encoding 50S ribosomal protein L34 — translated: MKRTYQPKKKQRSTEHGFRKRMRTKAGRNVIKSRRRKSRKKLSA